A section of the Roseivirga sp. BDSF3-8 genome encodes:
- a CDS encoding PASTA domain-containing protein encodes MGRHLLFLGSTRNTRDQYTTPPPLALEYYHALEQRWNTLVPAFTAKDGQIKQVFKLEARTKVADIIRRALEVGTFPMVRLIVAESAKTQFTEVLAFGGLIAQVEEGQVRLDFGDLWLIEKGSINRNLPEDMPGFEYTIVAMPRPMGNSRLFDGLAAAIAPEEKTITEDPALKGPSPIESLILKGGDFKVSLEDLSEPERQVILLQDEISLKEHRIDTLKQLSVTQNQEIDSLNLKISKLDTSLQQEKASTTELLQKNETLTASLAEKEQEIAQLNDQVVATTSKSATINDLYRDLVVSVDEASKELEGRSYTLSNVTLDLKTHLLNDQEGLKVQLVDKATALSLREATVSNLNMNIAPAVPATRSASVAVPDFSGMTEQAARKKAGLHRLKLRPVYELNQTSRLGAAFRQIPEAGEEIPESGTVRVWFAKGNKEQ; translated from the coding sequence ATGGGCAGGCACCTACTCTTCCTCGGAAGTACCCGTAACACCCGGGACCAATACACCACCCCGCCACCCCTGGCTCTAGAATACTATCACGCACTCGAGCAGCGATGGAACACCCTCGTGCCGGCCTTTACCGCAAAGGACGGACAGATAAAGCAAGTCTTTAAACTGGAAGCAAGAACCAAGGTAGCCGACATCATCCGCCGTGCCCTAGAGGTTGGCACCTTTCCAATGGTACGATTGATCGTGGCAGAAAGTGCTAAAACCCAATTTACCGAAGTACTCGCATTTGGCGGACTCATCGCCCAGGTGGAAGAAGGGCAGGTAAGGCTGGACTTCGGCGACCTCTGGCTGATAGAAAAAGGCAGCATAAACCGCAACCTGCCAGAAGACATGCCCGGCTTCGAATACACCATCGTGGCCATGCCCCGTCCTATGGGCAACAGTCGCTTATTCGACGGCCTCGCAGCCGCTATAGCACCGGAAGAAAAAACCATTACTGAAGACCCTGCGCTAAAAGGACCCTCCCCCATAGAAAGCCTCATACTCAAGGGCGGAGACTTTAAAGTGTCACTGGAAGACCTCTCAGAACCCGAACGGCAAGTCATCTTACTACAGGATGAAATCAGCCTCAAAGAGCACCGCATAGACACCCTCAAGCAACTGTCCGTAACCCAAAACCAAGAGATAGACAGCCTCAACCTGAAGATCAGCAAGCTGGACACCTCCCTGCAGCAGGAAAAAGCAAGTACCACCGAACTCCTGCAAAAAAACGAAACCCTCACCGCCTCCCTCGCGGAAAAAGAGCAGGAAATAGCGCAGTTGAATGACCAGGTCGTCGCTACCACCTCTAAGTCTGCCACCATCAACGACCTGTACCGGGACCTGGTCGTAAGTGTCGACGAAGCCTCTAAAGAACTGGAAGGGCGTAGTTACACCCTGAGCAACGTCACACTCGATCTGAAAACGCACCTACTGAATGATCAGGAAGGCCTGAAAGTACAACTCGTGGACAAGGCTACCGCCCTATCCCTGAGAGAGGCCACCGTCAGTAACCTCAATATGAACATCGCCCCGGCCGTGCCTGCTACCAGATCGGCCAGCGTGGCCGTGCCCGACTTTTCAGGCATGACAGAGCAGGCCGCACGTAAAAAGGCCGGTTTGCACCGCCTCAAATTACGACCCGTGTACGAACTTAATCAAACCAGCCGCCTCGGCGCTGCCTTCCGCCAGATACCGGAAGCCGGTGAAGAAATCCCCGAATCAGGCACCGTAAGAGTATGGTTTGCAAAAGGAAATAAAGAGCAATGA
- a CDS encoding PASTA domain-containing protein translates to MSTDMKDILSAPLGNLIASIGEGVAEAQKALDAASLAQTLAIYSDEEGDDMMNKLRAIGYQPTFYVLPETEVEAKVSLALTASGTTSAPGTGQLAHPRKARAYATPVNANTNNKYNLNAEASATLKFKIVPVPPAEGTTDLRVAPNLVGKELNMAATILQRLNLQYSLTTEPQEGQAVKITAQTPAPGEILRAGDVLELEVA, encoded by the coding sequence ATGAGCACAGACATGAAAGACATACTCTCTGCCCCCCTTGGTAACCTTATCGCCTCCATTGGCGAAGGCGTGGCAGAAGCACAAAAGGCACTCGATGCCGCCTCGCTGGCCCAGACCCTGGCCATCTACAGCGATGAGGAAGGCGACGACATGATGAATAAGCTGCGCGCAATAGGCTACCAGCCCACCTTTTATGTACTGCCCGAAACAGAGGTAGAGGCAAAAGTATCGCTCGCCCTTACCGCCAGCGGCACCACATCCGCACCTGGCACCGGACAGCTAGCCCACCCCCGCAAGGCCAGAGCCTATGCCACCCCAGTAAACGCTAACACCAACAATAAGTACAACCTCAACGCTGAGGCAAGTGCCACACTGAAGTTCAAGATCGTACCCGTCCCCCCTGCAGAAGGCACTACCGACCTGCGGGTCGCCCCGAATCTCGTAGGCAAAGAGCTGAATATGGCGGCCACAATCCTCCAACGGCTTAACCTGCAATACAGCCTCACGACCGAGCCCCAGGAAGGCCAGGCAGTAAAAATAACCGCCCAGACCCCCGCCCCCGGCGAAATACTCCGGGCCGGCGACGTACTCGAACTGGAAGTGGCCTAG